CGATTGTTTTTGCAATTGCTGCTGAGGTTTGTGCACTCTGGAAATATGCGCTTTATTCAAAGCGCGCCGGAGATCTCACCTCCGGCGGATCAGCAGATGGGTGTGACAGATGCCTCAGGAAGTGACGGGCCAATTGAATTGCCTACACGTCCATGACGATCTCGACATCTTTTGGCAGCGGATGGGCTCGGGAACAGAAGGAAATTGCCATGTAAACGGTGAGCGACACAAGCAGTGCCACCGCGCCACCGTTGAGTCCCCATGGCAGTCGAATTCCTTTCTGTTCACACAGCAGAACAGAAACATTCACAGTCAGAGCGGCAATGATGGAACAGTTGGCGGCAAGGGCGGTTCCGCGTTTCCAGTTGAGTCCGATTGCCACTGCCGGTACCAGTGTTGACGCGAAAATGCCCCATCCGTAGGCCCCCAGCAGTGCGATCAGCGAGATTCCGGATTTGAGGGCGAACACAGATGCTGCGACTGCCAGGACCAGAGTGGCAATGCGGGCCCACAATAGTTCGTTTTTCAAAGGCCGTCCAAGAACTGATTTAGGGATGTCATGTACAAGGGCAGCGGTGCCTACACTCAGGAATCCGTCCGCTGTCGACATAATGGCAGCAAACAGACCGGCAAACACAACGCCGGCCAGCAGGGGGTGTGCGTAGGTCTGCAGAAACGCGGTAGCTGCATCTCCGGAACTCTCCAGTTCTGGATAACGCCCCTGCAATACAACGGTTCGCATCGCCAGACCGATGCTCAGCCATAACAGTGCCGATACCGTGTAACCCACCATCGATAACGGTAGGATTGTTCTGGCATCCTTCACTCGACGGTTCATCATGATCTTGGTGACAACCTGAGGCTGTCCGGCCCCACCGAGCGCGAACAGAAAGTACCATGACAGGCAGCCCATCATGCCGAGTGTTCCCCAGGGGCCCATCGCTTCCGGATCGTCGGCCATGATTGTTCGTGACATTTCAGTGAATCCGCCGTCGACGGTCGTCGCCGCAGTCAGAAACACAAGAATGGCCGCAATGATCATGATCAGGCCCTGGAAGACGTCCGTGTAGACGGACGCAATGATGCCTCCTGTGACACAGTAGAACACCAGGACGACACATCCTATCGTGATGGTGGCTTCCATAGTGACGGATGTGCCGTCGGCATCGAGCAACAGTGCCTGAAGCACGGCATGATTCTGGATCACTCCCATGATCACTGTATTCTCTTCGATGATACTCCTGAGGACGACAGCCATGGCTTTCATCTGGGATGCCAGATAGCCGACCACTCCTCCCAGAATCGCAATCGATGCAAGCAAACGAGTCGACTGATTTCCGTATCTCGCGGCAATCACGTCGGGAAGTGACAATGGCTGATGAACTTCAGCAAACAGTCGCAGGCGTTTTCCAAGCAGAAAGAATGAAATTGTGTACCCGATGGTGACAGAGACGACCATCCAGATCGAACTCATCCCCATTCGGTATACCAGCTCCGGACCACCCACGAACCCAAAGCCGCTCAGGGTGCTGGAAAACACGGCCATCGAAGTCACGAAGGCCCCAAGGTGGCGGCCGGCCATGAAGAAGTCGCCGGAGTCCCTGGTGCGTTTCATCGCCCACAGGCCAACCGCAATACAGACAATCATGTAGATCAATACACAGGTGACGACAATGCCCTGCCGATATTCTTCCATCAGTCAGCCTTCTCCATGGTTTCCTGACGTCGCGTTCGGACGAATTCTTCAATGCGCTGCAGGTCTTCCGGCTTCAGGATCCACCGATCAAACTGGAGAAGATAAAACACACTGAACAGAACAGGGATGCCTCCAACCCCGTAAACCATAATGGCGGTCGGCAGCGGCAGGCCCAGTACGATGTCCCGAGTATCGCCCTTCGCGTAGGCTGCCTCCACGAAGATCATCACTGTCATCATCATCAGATACAGGAAGCCGACTGAGCCAAACCAGCTTCCCAGTGCTCTCCGTTCTTTCGTGCCCAGAAACAGGACAACGACGAAGAACGATGCCTGCAGCAGTGCAAAAGACAGTCCGATCCAGCGCACATTGCCGAGGCGGTCAGTTCCGGTACTGCCCTGATTCATTGTGTCGGGAAAACGGGCATGCACTGTGCCGTGGCCACCAGACGGCTCAGTAACAAAAAACAGCAATCCCAGAGTAATGCACATTCCGGTCAGACAGAACATCAGTACCCATGGCACGCTGGAAGAACGCTCGTGATTCATTCCCGGCTTTCTAAGCAAACAATTCTTTCCGAATGGCAGTGAACATCTCGTTACGGAAATGAGACGTGTATCAGTGCGGCCGCAGAGAACAGTAGAAGGCTTCTGCTCATTAGCTGCAAATATCGTTTCTGTGGTCTCTGTGCTGCGGAATCATCGTTTACGCAGCGGCCGATCAGGGGGGGGTATGGAACATGATCCGTACGTAAAACCATCACGCTAATTCCACTCCGGATGGCGCACGTCATGTGGCAGTATGCGATGAGACCTGCGGAAACGATTCGTACATGCTTCCCAGATGCCATAGGGATCTTCTTCGAGAACAGTGCTGCAGTCTGCCGGAACACTGAACCAGTCACCTCGTGAAATTTCATCTTCCAGCTGTTGATGTTGCCACCCGGCATATCCGCAATAGACACGAAAAAAAACCTGCGGGTCCGAATCAGTTTTCGGACTCAACACAGCTTCCAGGGAATCATCACTATCTGCCAGGAACAAACCGGGAATGACTTCGCGATCCCGGAGTCCGGGCCGCAGGTGGTTATGCAGAACGAACAGGGCTGATGTTTCCACGGGGCCGCCTATATAGACGGGTGCGTCGAGTGACAGGGAGGCACTGCTGCCGAGCGCGGCATCAACTGCAATCGACGAAGGGCGGTTAATAACAAGTCCCATGGCTCCTTCGGCATTGTGTTCCAGAATCAGTATTACGGTCCGGTAGAAATTCTGATCACGTAAATGATCTGCCGCGATTAAGAATTCACCATAAAGACAGTCACTCATTTGATTACCTGGAAATATTCAGCGAAACAGAAGCTATGGGAATTTATCCGTATGCTGTTGCCCTTGAATCCCAGGACCTGCTCCGACTGATCGCACCAGGTTCGCGGTGTATTACAACCCAGTGTGCAGGTCATACGAACAACGTTTTGTGACGCTTATGTGTGCCTTCCTTGCACAATTTGAAACAGCCTGTGATGACAAACACAAAACGACACATGTGTCAGGCAGGACAGTCAAGGTTTTAAAACAATTCATGTATGTCCTGATGACCAAAATCGACCAGAGGAAACGGACGGCCACCCGGACCCGGCAGATGATCATCAAGTTTAAGACCAAGACCGCGAAAGATCGTTGCAATGACGTCAGCCGGAACAACAGGTCGGTCTGCCGGAACTCCTCCCATCGGATCGCTTGCTCCGACCACCTGTCCTCCCTTGACACCGGCACCTGCGAAGTAGACCGAAAAACACTGAGGCCAGTGGTCTCTGCCTCCGGCCGGATTTACCTTGGGCGTTCGGCCAAACTCTGCGACATTACACACCATGGTCGTGTCCAGCAATCCGCGGAGATTCAGGTCTTCAATTAAGGCGGAGTAGCCCTGGTCATACATTGGGGCCACAATGTCCTTCATTCCGGCAATTGAAGTGAACGGGGCTGAACCGTGGATATCCCACGTAACTTCATTAAACACTGTCAGGAATGTATTGACTGTGACGAACCGCACGCCGGCCTCAACCAGTCGACGTGCCAACAGACAACATTGGCCAAATCGGTTCATCCCGTAACGTTCGCGGACAGCCTGAGGTTCTTTTGTGAGGTCAAAGGCGTCTCGAGCCTGTGTACTGGTCATCATTCGCCACGCAGCCTGGAAATTATCATCCAGTAGACGAGCATCTTCTGCTGATTCAAAATCCTGGACAGTATTGTCAATCAGGTCTCTGAGTTTACGACGACGCTGAAGACGCACATCACCGATTGTGTCCGGCGGTAACAGATCGGGTACCTGAAAATTTTCCTGTGAAGGGTCAGCCATCAGCGCGAACGGATCGTGTGCTTTGCCCAGGAATCCACCGGACTGACCATTTGGCAGATTTCCGCCACCACGTCCCATCGTTTCCGGCAGAACTACAAACGGCGGCAAGTCAGACCGTCGGCCGCGTAACCAGGATAAAACGGCACCGGCATGGGGTGAATTTACGCCTCCGGTGAACTGCCGTCCGGTCTGCATCATCTGCCAGCCCGCATCATGGACAGCGGCACCACCATGATGAACCGATCTGACAAGTGAAAACTGATCGGCCAGTTCTGCATGTCGGGGCAGGATCTCAGATAATTCAAAGTCGCCCCGCGTGGAGATCGGCTGAAAAGGACCGCGAACTTCAGCCGGTGCGCCGGGTTTTGGATCGAACGTATCAAGCTGACTGGGCGCACCGAGATTGAAAATCATGATGCACGATTTTTCGTCCTGTCCCGGTTCCACTGCGCCCCGTTCTTTTGCTTCCAGATAGGTCGGCAGAGACAGTCCCGCCGCGCCTAAGGAACCGACCTGCAAAAAATCACGCCGCCTGACTCCGCTGCATGTTTGCGAGGATCCGTTTCCGGTGAGATTTAACATTACGATGTTCCTGGAATGACTGTCACATCATACGAATTTCATTAATTGACGTACGACACTAACAGAATTGAACGCAGGACTGTTTGGTAAGTTCGTGGACGAACCCACAACGCAAAATTCATTGGGTACACTACAAGTGTAAACATGAGCGGACTGTGGAACAAGAACGGGATTTTACGTGGCCAACGTATTGTATCAGGATTCAAGTTTGTCGAATCAGGCGGACAACAGCTGCCAGCCTGGGTTTTTGAAGTTTTTTGAGTTTAGACATTTACGTCGCCAGTGTGCGACAGGGTGATGTTCGTCGGCACACGATCGCTGGATCTCAGGTTGACCCACATGAACTGTGTACGGTTGCCTAAGGCCGATTGAAACCACGCATCGAGGTGAACTGCGGGATTTGACCCTGCCTCGACAGATTTCAGCAGACATAATTCTCCTTCCCAGACGCGGGCCAGCCAGGCGGCGATGGAATCGCTGGTCACATCCCACGAGACAGGAAGACCGGGATCGTGTGGGTTCGACACCTGTTCCGACTTAAGTACCTGAAGTATGTCGATCAAAGGGACCTTTCCACGTTTTGCGGCCGCTGTCGCTTCAGGTTTTGATGACACAAGACACATTCGACGATCGTTTCCGCAGAGGTTGACGGCATTGAATGACATTGCTGCAATCGCAAGCCGGTGAGCTTCGCTGCTGTCCACGAGTCGTCGTGTATGCCATTGGCGGACGAGGTTTGCAGTCGGACCTCCACCCACAACGACGACAGGGTTGTGAAGATCAGTGACGATACACGTCAGGCGGTCTGCAACATCGTCCAGATCCAGCAGACTGCCTCCCAGCTTGACTACGGTGCACTTTCCACCGTGGCACATCAGTCGATGATCTTGTTGATGGAGTACTCAACAATTCCGCGCGCGCCTGCCTGTTTCAGCTGAGGAATCGCAGTTCGTACTATCTGCTCCTCCACAATCGTGTTAACTGAGATCCAGTCGGGGTCTGACAACTGCGAAATTGTCGGGTTTTGCAGCGCCGGCAGAATAGACACGACGCCTTCAAGATTGTCCCGGCGGACATTCATCATCAGGCCAACCCGACCTTCTGCCTGAAGACAGGAATTCAACATCAGTGCAATGTTCTCAACTCTGGTACGTACCCAGTCGTCTTTGAAGCTTTCACGATTGGCGATGAAGCGAGTCGTACTTTGCAGAACTTCATCTACAACACGCAAATTGTTGGCGCGAAGCGAACTACCTGTCTCCGTTACTTCCACGATGGCATCGGCCAGTCGCGGAGGCTTGACTTCCGTTGCTCCCCATGAAAACTCGACCTGGGCCGTGACACCATGACGTTGCAGGTAGGCTTTTGTCAGACCCACAGCTTCGGTGGCAATGCGTTTGCCCTCCAGGTCAGCCGCTGACTCAATCGGAGAATTATTGGGGACGCAGAGCACCCAGCGAACCGGTCCACGACTGACTTTGGAGAATTTCAGTTCGCAGATCTCCTGAACGTCGGCCTGTGTTTCAACAATCCAGTCATGTCCCGTGATACCGGCATCCAGAATCCCGTTCGCCACGTATCGTGCCATTTCCTGAGCACGGATAAGCATGCATTCGATTTCGGGATCGTCAATCTTTGGAAAGTAAGACCGGGAAGCAAACGTAATTTTGTATCCGGCCTGACGAAACAACTCGGCTGTTGACTCCTGCAGACTGCCTGCGGGGATCCCCAGTTTGAGTACTCGTTGGGTCATTTTGATGTGATTCCAAGGCAAAAAAGTCGAAAAGATGTTGAATCAGATTTCCGGCCACAGCGGGCTGCGCGAACAGACTCGTTGGTTAACGGCCATATACCTGCTTCGGGTCGAAGATGCGTTCGCCTTCAACGACGACCGTATTTGAGCCAGTGTCAATTCGTCGAAAGAAACAACTACGGTACCCGGTGTGACAGGCAGCACCGCCCACCTGGTGAATCCGCACCAGCAGCGCATCTGCGTCACAGTCGAAATACATCCCCTTTAACTCCTGCACGTTACCGCTTTCTTCGCCCTTTCTCCAAAGTTTTTGCCGACTGCGACTGAAATAGACAACACGACGGGTTGCCAGCGTCTCCTGAAATGCCTCTTCATTCATCCAGGCCATCATCAGCACGTCGCCGGTTTCGGCATCCTGAGCGATTGCCGGAATGAGTTTGTGTTTTGAAAAATCAGGCCAGTCGGCGCTGCTCATATTCACGATTCCCCATCAGAACTAATCAGGAGTTCCAAGCGTATCAACGACATTAGACTGTCACCAGCCGATGAAACTCCCCGTCTTCCGGATTTTGCAAATCCTGCTCTTATCGGTTTTGCCGTGTTTTTTTGAATACGGGCCGAAGCAACCGCTGCGTCGCGAAACATCACGATTTTCGGGCATGAGAACTAGCTGAATTGGTCATTACGTGAACTTGCCCGTCGTTCTCAGTCGCCTATCATCCCACCCTATGGACACACTGGGTTGGCGACCCCTGTCTCCGAAACACGAATCGGTACTTCCAGACCATTCCGTTCATCTGAACGTGGCGAAAGTAGAATTCATGGCTGAACAGAAGGCAACAAATGTTACCTGGCACGATCACGCAGTCGGTCGAGTGGAACGAGCTCAGCTGAACGGGCACAAAGGTGCGGTGCTTTGGTTTACGGGTTTGAGTGGTTGTGGCAAGAGTACTGTTGCAAATGCTGTTGACCGCCTGCTGCATGATCGAGGCGTGCATACGTACGTGCTGGACGGGGACAACGTCCGTATGGGGCTCAACAAAAATCTTGGCTTCTCTCCGGAGGATCGTACGGAAAATATTCGTCGAATTGGGGAGGTCGGAAAGTTGTTCGCAGACTCAGGAACCATCGTGACGACTGCATTTATCTCTCCTTATCGGGCCGACCGTGACGCCGTTCGTTCACTGTTTGCAGACAATGAATTTATTGAAATTTATGTGAATGCGAGCCTCGAAACCTGCGAACGTCGTGATCCTAAGGGGCTGTACAAGAAAGCACGCGCCGGAGAAATTCGAGGGTTCACCGGGATCGATGCCCCGTACGAAGCTCCTGAGTCTGGTGAACTGGAACTTGATTCTGACAGCTATGGAATCGAAGAACTCGCGAATCAGGTCATCACGTATCTGGAATCCAACGGCTTCCTGAGTGTCTGACTGAAAACATCATCTGAAAAGGTCCCGGCACAGGCCGATGGATTTTGTCCGGCCCTGATTGAGGAATAATCCGGTCATTCGCCTCGCTGATTTCTCCCAACATCCCGCCTCCTGATTCGTTGGGATCGGCCGCCTGGTGGCTGTGCCGGATTCTAACCCGGGTTATCTGTTTATGTTGTCGTCATTCCCGCTGGTTGTTTTGCCGATTGTGATTGCCGGCCTCGGTCCGGACAAACCTCTGTCCGGTGTCAAGGCGTCGAATACAGAGACAACTTTAAGTGTGAACCAGGGTCACTGGACAAACTCACTGGATGAAGCCCGGAGATTGTCTGCAGAGAAGAACATTCCGGTTATCCTGCATTTTGAAGCCTCATGGTGTGGCGCCTGTCGACGAATGGATACCCAGGTTCTGAATGATTCTGCCGTCCGCGAATATCTCGGAACACGGCTGATCGGGATGCGTGTTGACGCCGATCGGCACCGGGACCTCATTGACACTCATCGGGTGGCGACACTCCCGACCGAAATTGTGATTTTACCCGGCGGTGCAGAAGGCGGGCGTTACGTTGGCGCGATTTCTCTGCAGGGGTATCTGTCACGCCTGCAGGTCATCGCTGAGCAGGTCACCGCATCCGGTTCCGAAAAGGATACCGCCAGTGCCAATGATCAGACCAGGAGCGGACAGGTCGTCCAGACCGAAAAAACGCGTTCATGTCTGATTGTTCGTCGCGACGGCAAGATGGTTGGACTTGGCGGATTTTCACCGGTTGCACTCTCCGTAAATCGCAGGTGGGAAGCCGGAAAAGAAGAATTCATCGTCAGCTTCCAGGAGGTTGATTATTTTCTACAGTCAGCGGAGGAGGTCTCCCGATTCGAAGCCAACCCTGACAGGTTCGTTCCACATCTGCACGGATGTGACCCTGTGGAGCTGCACTTCAGCAAACTGGCCCGGACCGGGGCGATCGAGTTCGGTGCGTTCTATAAAGGTGAAATGTTTTTCTTTGCCAGTATCGAGAATCGGAAGCGGTTTCAAGATAACCCCGCATGGTATCTGGAGTCCACGCAGCAACCGGAGAGTGAAAGCGACGCGGCCAGACTGCTTGACATGATTCGATAGCAGGTTAGGAAACCTGGATTGGGTGCCTTTGCCTCTATGTGATTTTTGCACCCGCCAGTACGTGAATCGCTTTCCATTCCGCAGGCGTCACGGGAGTGATCGACAGCCGGTTGCCTTTAGCCATGACTCGCATTCGCTCAGTGGTTTTGTTTTCTTTCAGCATGTCCCGAGTGATGATGCTATCAAAGATCTGATCCAGCTTAATGTCGACCATGAACCATCTCGGGTTGTCCGTCTGACTCTTTGCATCAAAGTATCTGTGGTCCGACTGAAACGCAAAGTGGTCCGGATAGCCGTTCTTCACCACGTGTGCCGTGCCCGCTATGCCCAGGGGAGCGACGCGACTGTGGTAGAAAAGGACGCCATCACCGATCTTGATGTCGTCCCGCAGCATGTTTCGAACCTGATAATTTCTGACGCCTTCCCACGTCGTGGTCTGTTTTGTTTCTTTGGCCAGATCCTGAATGGAGTAGACATCGGGTTCGGATTTGAAAAGCCAGTATCTTGTTGATTTCGCCATGTTTTTGCTGGTTGATTATCTCGGGAATGGATGGTTCGAGTAGAAGTCCACAAAGCCCATCAAATGGTTGGACAACGAACCCGTCTGCATGTTGTAATCCCGGCATGTACTGTTCGCCAGTCGATCCTGCCGCTGCAGAACACTGGGCATCCACTACAAATCTGAATGATTCGATGGCGCGATCAAAAGCCGTACGATTGAAACCGTATCCGGTCCTGGGTCAGGAAACCGGATTCCCGATTGGTGATCGAGGTTCCTGGGAAGTCTGCATTACAGGCGAATTGTCGGAAAAACAGACTGAACTTCTCGGACGACTGACAGAATTCCCCGCGGGAAGTCGCGGGATCATTTGGTTCGATTCCTGCGGGGGAAGCGTGTATGCAGGACTGGCCGTTGCCAGTGTTATTCGCATCAGGGGACTGATGGCGACCGGTGTTGTGCTGGGAGAATGTTCTTCAGCTGCTTTAATCCCGTTTGCAGCCTGTCGTAAACGGTTCGTAACACCACTGTCCACATTATTGTTTCACCCCATGCGCTGGCAGTCTGAAGAGGATGTCCGCCTTGAGGAAGCAGCCGAATGGGCTCGTCATTTTCGTCATCTTGAAACCCGACTGGACAATCTGCTTGAACAGCTGTTCCCGATTTCCGCTGAGGCACTGGAAAAATGGAATAATCCAGGACGGTTTGTCGATGGACCGGAACTGGCCGAATCCGGACTGGCTGAACTCATTGATCCATTCCATGCTGATGATTGCTGGAAAAGAATCAGGTCCGCGTAAATAATCCGTGATTGAAAGAACCTTGTTTTATTTCCTGGATTGCCCTGGAGTTCATTATGTGCGTGCGAGTGACACGGTTTGTCTTGATGGTCCTGCTGGTTTCGCTGCAGGGGCTTTGTGCTGAAGAGACCCGCATTCTTATGGTCACTCAGAGCGTGGGATATCGACACGCGTCCGTTACTCGGGAGAAAGAACAGTTGGCTACGGCCGAAGTGGCCATGATTCAGCTTGGTCAGCAGTCGGGCCTGTTTACCGTGGACTGCACCCAGGATGCGGCTGCCGACTTTACTCAGGAAAATCTTCAAAATTATCAGATCGTCGTGTTCTACACGACCGGCGCTCTTCCGATTGAGCAGTCTGATCTGGATTACTTTTTTAACACATGGCTGAAGACAAAGGGCAACGGTGTTATCGGGTTTCACTCCGCAGCAGATACCTTCGGCGACTACGAGCCGTACTGGGACATGATCGGTGGAACTTTCAAAGCGCATCCCTGGAATTCCGGGGATACGGTCACAATCAGTGTTCATGAACCGGATCATTCGTTGATGAAGCCGTTTGGGAAGGAAATTCAAATACGAGATGAGATCTACGAGTATCGACACTGGCAGCCTGAAAAAGTGCGTGTTCTGATGAGTCTCGATATGGAAAAATGCGAGAAGAAAAAGCCTTACCACGTGCCGGTGGCGTGGGTGAAGTCTTACGGCGAAGGCCGGGTTTACTACAACAACCTTGGGCACAACAGGGAAACCTGGTCCAATAATGCGTATCTCGATTCGATTGCGGCCGGTGTGAAATGGATTCGCATCAGTGGTGACGCAGCTTCGTCTCCGAATCCTGAAGTTTCTGCTGCCCAGGAAGTGGTTGCCCGTCAGGCGGTCGATGAATAGATGATTCAATTCCTCAGACGGCTTCAATGTTCAGACAAATCGTCGTTTGTGTTCCAGTTCACTGAATTGCGGAAAACCTCCCTATGAAAACCGATAACGATAATTCAACCCGCCGCAGTTTTCTTAAGACGTCGTCAGCGGCTGCGATTGCCGGTGGATCGATCCTGCAGGATCTCAGCAGCGTCCAGGCCTCACACGTCAGCAGTGATGAAACAGTTCGCATCGGGCTGATTGGTTGCGGGGGCCGCGGGACCGGCGCAGCCGGTCAGGCAATGAATACCGAAGGACCTGTCAAACTGGTCGCTGTTGCAGACGCTTTCGAAAACAATCTGGAACGCAGTATTCGAAACCTGCAGGGCAGCTACGGTGACAAAGTTGATGTCCCTCGCGACCGACGGTTCACAGGGTTCGATGCCTATAAAGGTGTGCTCGAACAGGACATTGATCTTGTGTTGATCGCGACACCACCAGGATTTCGTCCTTTACACTTTGAAGCTGCGGTGGCTGCAGGAAAGCACGTGTTTGCCGAGAAGCCTGTTGCTGTCGACCCGTCCGGCGTACGCCGATTTCTGCGAGCGGCAGAGGAATCGAAACAACGTGACTTGCTGGTACAGATCGGGCTTCAGCGACGACACGAACGTGCCTATATGGAAACCATGCAGCGCGTCAAGGACGGTGCCATCGGAGACATCATCTCGGCCCGTGCTTACTGGAACAGTCGCGGTGTCTGGGTGCGTCCTCGTAAGGACAATCAGACAGAAATGGAGTACCAGATGCGAAACTGGTATTACTTCAACTGGCTGTGCGGCGACCACATTACCGAACAGCACATTCACAACCTGGATGTGATCAACTGGCTGATGGATGACTTTCCGATAAAAGCTCAGGGACAGGGCGGACGCCAGGTACGCACAGGACAGGAATTTGGCGAAATCTACGATCACTTCTTTGTGGAATACACCTACGGCAAAGACAACGCGATGGGCAGCAACGTCACGCTGCTCAGTCAGTGCAGGCACATTCCAGACTGCTGGAATCATGTCAATGAATATGCCGCCGGTTCTCAGGGCGCGGTTGATTTTGGCGGAGCAAAGATTTTTGACGCCAAGGGCAGACAGGTATGGGAGTACGGCAGTGGGGGGCGCGGCGGTCATCAGCAGGAACACCATGATCTGTTTGCCGATCTGCGGGCAGGGAACCGACCTAACGAAGCCGTATACGGTGCCAAAAGTTCCATGACTTCAATTCTGGGTCGCA
This Fuerstiella sp. DNA region includes the following protein-coding sequences:
- a CDS encoding EVE domain-containing protein codes for the protein MAKSTRYWLFKSEPDVYSIQDLAKETKQTTTWEGVRNYQVRNMLRDDIKIGDGVLFYHSRVAPLGIAGTAHVVKNGYPDHFAFQSDHRYFDAKSQTDNPRWFMVDIKLDQIFDSIITRDMLKENKTTERMRVMAKGNRLSITPVTPAEWKAIHVLAGAKIT
- a CDS encoding ATP-dependent Clp protease proteolytic subunit codes for the protein MARSKAVRLKPYPVLGQETGFPIGDRGSWEVCITGELSEKQTELLGRLTEFPAGSRGIIWFDSCGGSVYAGLAVASVIRIRGLMATGVVLGECSSAALIPFAACRKRFVTPLSTLLFHPMRWQSEEDVRLEEAAEWARHFRHLETRLDNLLEQLFPISAEALEKWNNPGRFVDGPELAESGLAELIDPFHADDCWKRIRSA
- the hisG gene encoding ATP phosphoribosyltransferase, giving the protein MTQRVLKLGIPAGSLQESTAELFRQAGYKITFASRSYFPKIDDPEIECMLIRAQEMARYVANGILDAGITGHDWIVETQADVQEICELKFSKVSRGPVRWVLCVPNNSPIESAADLEGKRIATEAVGLTKAYLQRHGVTAQVEFSWGATEVKPPRLADAIVEVTETGSSLRANNLRVVDEVLQSTTRFIANRESFKDDWVRTRVENIALMLNSCLQAEGRVGLMMNVRRDNLEGVVSILPALQNPTISQLSDPDWISVNTIVEEQIVRTAIPQLKQAGARGIVEYSINKIID
- a CDS encoding ThuA domain-containing protein produces the protein MCVRVTRFVLMVLLVSLQGLCAEETRILMVTQSVGYRHASVTREKEQLATAEVAMIQLGQQSGLFTVDCTQDAAADFTQENLQNYQIVVFYTTGALPIEQSDLDYFFNTWLKTKGNGVIGFHSAADTFGDYEPYWDMIGGTFKAHPWNSGDTVTISVHEPDHSLMKPFGKEIQIRDEIYEYRHWQPEKVRVLMSLDMEKCEKKKPYHVPVAWVKSYGEGRVYYNNLGHNRETWSNNAYLDSIAAGVKWIRISGDAASSPNPEVSAAQEVVARQAVDE
- the cysC gene encoding adenylyl-sulfate kinase; this translates as MAEQKATNVTWHDHAVGRVERAQLNGHKGAVLWFTGLSGCGKSTVANAVDRLLHDRGVHTYVLDGDNVRMGLNKNLGFSPEDRTENIRRIGEVGKLFADSGTIVTTAFISPYRADRDAVRSLFADNEFIEIYVNASLETCERRDPKGLYKKARAGEIRGFTGIDAPYEAPESGELELDSDSYGIEELANQVITYLESNGFLSV
- a CDS encoding DUF1501 domain-containing protein, giving the protein MLNLTGNGSSQTCSGVRRRDFLQVGSLGAAGLSLPTYLEAKERGAVEPGQDEKSCIMIFNLGAPSQLDTFDPKPGAPAEVRGPFQPISTRGDFELSEILPRHAELADQFSLVRSVHHGGAAVHDAGWQMMQTGRQFTGGVNSPHAGAVLSWLRGRRSDLPPFVVLPETMGRGGGNLPNGQSGGFLGKAHDPFALMADPSQENFQVPDLLPPDTIGDVRLQRRRKLRDLIDNTVQDFESAEDARLLDDNFQAAWRMMTSTQARDAFDLTKEPQAVRERYGMNRFGQCCLLARRLVEAGVRFVTVNTFLTVFNEVTWDIHGSAPFTSIAGMKDIVAPMYDQGYSALIEDLNLRGLLDTTMVCNVAEFGRTPKVNPAGGRDHWPQCFSVYFAGAGVKGGQVVGASDPMGGVPADRPVVPADVIATIFRGLGLKLDDHLPGPGGRPFPLVDFGHQDIHELF
- a CDS encoding Gfo/Idh/MocA family oxidoreductase; this translates as MKTDNDNSTRRSFLKTSSAAAIAGGSILQDLSSVQASHVSSDETVRIGLIGCGGRGTGAAGQAMNTEGPVKLVAVADAFENNLERSIRNLQGSYGDKVDVPRDRRFTGFDAYKGVLEQDIDLVLIATPPGFRPLHFEAAVAAGKHVFAEKPVAVDPSGVRRFLRAAEESKQRDLLVQIGLQRRHERAYMETMQRVKDGAIGDIISARAYWNSRGVWVRPRKDNQTEMEYQMRNWYYFNWLCGDHITEQHIHNLDVINWLMDDFPIKAQGQGGRQVRTGQEFGEIYDHFFVEYTYGKDNAMGSNVTLLSQCRHIPDCWNHVNEYAAGSQGAVDFGGAKIFDAKGRQVWEYGSGGRGGHQQEHHDLFADLRAGNRPNEAVYGAKSSMTSILGRMVTYSGQEMTWDQALHSDHRLADVDSYHSYSDTPPVLPKDDMTYQIPVPGNHQVL
- the hisI gene encoding phosphoribosyl-AMP cyclohydrolase; the encoded protein is MSSADWPDFSKHKLIPAIAQDAETGDVLMMAWMNEEAFQETLATRRVVYFSRSRQKLWRKGEESGNVQELKGMYFDCDADALLVRIHQVGGAACHTGYRSCFFRRIDTGSNTVVVEGERIFDPKQVYGR
- a CDS encoding thioredoxin family protein — translated: MLSSFPLVVLPIVIAGLGPDKPLSGVKASNTETTLSVNQGHWTNSLDEARRLSAEKNIPVILHFEASWCGACRRMDTQVLNDSAVREYLGTRLIGMRVDADRHRDLIDTHRVATLPTEIVILPGGAEGGRYVGAISLQGYLSRLQVIAEQVTASGSEKDTASANDQTRSGQVVQTEKTRSCLIVRRDGKMVGLGGFSPVALSVNRRWEAGKEEFIVSFQEVDYFLQSAEEVSRFEANPDRFVPHLHGCDPVELHFSKLARTGAIEFGAFYKGEMFFFASIENRKRFQDNPAWYLESTQQPESESDAARLLDMIR
- a CDS encoding YqgE/AlgH family protein — protein: MSDCLYGEFLIAADHLRDQNFYRTVILILEHNAEGAMGLVINRPSSIAVDAALGSSASLSLDAPVYIGGPVETSALFVLHNHLRPGLRDREVIPGLFLADSDDSLEAVLSPKTDSDPQVFFRVYCGYAGWQHQQLEDEISRGDWFSVPADCSTVLEEDPYGIWEACTNRFRRSHRILPHDVRHPEWN